The following proteins come from a genomic window of Cygnus atratus isolate AKBS03 ecotype Queensland, Australia unplaced genomic scaffold, CAtr_DNAZoo_HiC_assembly HiC_scaffold_37, whole genome shotgun sequence:
- the LOC118260770 gene encoding olfactory receptor 14C36-like, with protein sequence MPNSSSVSEFLLLAFTDKRELQLLHFGLFLGIYLAALLGNGLILTAVACDHRLHTPMYFFLLNLALLDLGCISTTLPKAMANALWDTRAISYQGCAAQVFLLVTLVGAEYSLLTVMAYDRYVAICKPLHYGSLLGTRACAKMAAAAWGTGFLDAILHTANTFSLPLCQGNAVDQFFCEIPQILKLSCSDAYLKEVLALVFSVSLGFGCFVFIVLSYVQIFRVVLRMPSEQGRHKAFSTCLPHLAVVSLMVSTGMFAYLKPPSTSSPSLDLVVAVLYSVVPPAVNPLIYSMRNQELKDAVRKLFLYVLLKHQYC encoded by the coding sequence atgcccaacagcagctctgtgagcgagTTCCTTCTGCTGGCATTCACAGACaagcgggagctgcagctcctgcactttgggctcttcctgggcatctacctggctgccctcctgggcaacggcctcatcctcactgccgtagcctgcgaccaccgcctccacacccccatgtacttcttcctcctcaaccttgccctcctcgacctgggctgcatctccaccactctgcccaaagccatggccaatgccctctgggacaccagggccatctctTATCAaggatgtgctgcacaggtGTTCCTTTTAGTCACCTTGGTTGGAGCAGAGTATTCCCTTCTCACTGTCATGGCCTAcgaccgctacgttgccatctgcaagcccctacactacgggagcctcctgggcacCAGAGCTTGTGCcaagatggcagcagctgcttgggGCACTGGATTTCTCGACGCTATCCTGCACACagccaatacattttccctgcccctctgccaaggcaatgctgtggaccagttcttctgtgagattcctcagatcctcaagctctcctgctcagatgcctacctcaaGGAAGTTTTGGCTCTTGTGTTTAGTGTTTCTTTAGgctttggttgttttgttttcattgtcttgtcctatgtgcagatctttaGGGtggtgctgaggatgccctctgagcagggccggcacaaagccttttccacgtgcctccctcaccttgCCGTGGTCTCCCTGATGGTCAGCACTGGcatgtttgcctacctgaagcccccctcgacctcttccccatccctggacctggtggtggcagttctgtactcagtggtacctccagcagtgaaccctctcatctacagcatgaggaaccaggagctcaagGATGCAGtgagaaaactgtttctgtatGTGCTTCTTAAGCATCAATATTGTTAA